A region of Burkholderiales bacterium DNA encodes the following proteins:
- a CDS encoding rhodanese-like domain-containing protein, whose product EIEWQSYPGGQPNPNFLVELQAQVDKQVPVLFICRSGARSHAAAAAAAQIGYSQAFNVLEGFEGDRDAEGHRNTLGGWRVAGLPWYQS is encoded by the coding sequence CGAGATCGAGTGGCAAAGCTACCCGGGCGGACAGCCCAACCCGAATTTCCTCGTCGAGCTGCAGGCCCAGGTCGACAAGCAGGTGCCGGTGCTGTTCATCTGTCGCAGCGGTGCGCGTTCGCATGCCGCGGCGGCCGCCGCAGCCCAGATCGGATACAGCCAGGCTTTCAACGTGCTGGAGGGATTCGAGGGCGATCGCGATGCCGAGGGCCATCGCAACACCCTCGGTGGCTGGCGCGTGGCCGGCCTCCCTTGGTACCAGAGCTGA
- a CDS encoding undecaprenyl-diphosphate phosphatase, whose protein sequence is MELPQIVKALILGVVEGLTEFLPISSTGHLILVGDLLDFNGEKAKTFQIAIQCGAILAVVWEYRRRFSAVIKGLPHDTTARRFIANLAIAFMPLAVLGLLFGSAIKTALFKPVPVAIAFIAGAFVILWAERRRHTVRVQTVEEMRWSDALKVGIAQAFALIPGTSRAGATIIGGLLFGLSRTAATEFSFFLAIPVLFAASAYELVKHRALFELADLEMFAAGFAAAFVSAFLCVRWLLRYISRHDFTVFAWYRIVFGAIVLLTAYTGLVDWTVD, encoded by the coding sequence ATGGAGCTGCCGCAGATCGTCAAGGCGCTGATCCTCGGCGTCGTCGAAGGACTGACGGAGTTCCTGCCGATCTCCAGTACCGGACATCTCATCCTGGTGGGCGACCTGCTCGACTTCAACGGCGAGAAGGCCAAGACGTTTCAGATCGCGATCCAGTGCGGGGCGATTCTCGCCGTGGTGTGGGAGTATCGGCGGCGGTTTTCGGCCGTCATCAAGGGCTTGCCCCACGATACGACGGCGCGCCGATTCATCGCCAATCTCGCCATCGCATTCATGCCACTCGCGGTGCTCGGCCTGCTGTTCGGCAGCGCGATCAAGACGGCGCTGTTCAAGCCCGTGCCGGTGGCGATCGCTTTCATCGCCGGCGCGTTCGTGATTCTCTGGGCGGAGCGGCGCCGGCATACCGTGCGGGTTCAGACCGTGGAGGAGATGCGCTGGAGCGATGCGCTCAAGGTCGGGATCGCGCAGGCCTTCGCGCTGATTCCCGGCACCTCGCGCGCAGGTGCGACGATCATCGGCGGACTGCTGTTCGGGCTGTCGCGCACCGCCGCGACCGAGTTCTCGTTCTTTCTGGCTATCCCGGTGCTGTTCGCCGCTTCGGCCTACGAGCTGGTCAAGCACCGTGCGCTGTTCGAGCTGGCCGACCTCGAGATGTTCGCGGCGGGTTTCGCCGCCGCGTTCGTCTCGGCGTTCCTGTGCGTGCGCTGGCTGCTGCGCTACATCAGCCGCCACGATTTCACGGTCTTCGCCTGGTACCGGATCGTCTTCGGCGCGATCGTTCTGCTCACCGCCTACACCGGTCTCGTCGACTGGACCGTCGACTGA
- the thiC gene encoding phosphomethylpyrimidine synthase ThiC: MNANPKFLNVAARIDEAAVKPFPRSRKIYVEGSRPDIRVPMREIAQSDTPASFGAEANPPIFVYDTSGPYTDPAAVIDIRKGLPALRSRWIEERADTEELDGPTSQYGRERLTDPRLRELRFQLTRRPRRAKPGRAVTQMHYARRGIVTPEMEFIAIRENCLRGRYLASLPTAQREWLARQHDGQRFGAAIPSEITPQFVRDEVALGRAIIPANVNHPESEPMIIGRNFLVKINANIGNSAITSGIQEEVEKMTWAIRWGADTVMDLSTGKHIHETREWIIRNSPVPIGTVPIYQALEKVNGKAEELTWEIFRDTLIEQAEQGVDYFTIHAGVRLPFIPLTAKRMTGIVSRGGSIMAKWCLAHHKESFLYTHFEEICEIMRAYDVCFSLGDGLRPGSIYDANDEAQLAELRTLGELTEIAWQHDCQVMIEGPGHVPMHLIKENMDLQLRYCKEAPFYTLGPLTTDIAPGYDHITSAIGAAMIGWYGTAMLCYVTPKEHLGLPDKDDVKDGIIAYKIAAHAADLAKGHPGAQIRDNVLSKARFEFRWEDQFNLGLDPDKARAFHDETLPQEGAKLAHFCSMCGPHFCSMKITQDVREYAQAHGLSEDRALEAAMAEKAREFLDSGAEIYRKA, from the coding sequence ATGAACGCCAATCCGAAGTTTCTCAACGTCGCCGCGCGCATCGACGAAGCGGCGGTCAAGCCCTTTCCCAGGTCGCGCAAGATCTACGTCGAAGGCTCGCGGCCCGACATCCGCGTGCCCATGCGCGAGATCGCGCAGTCGGACACCCCGGCCTCTTTCGGCGCCGAGGCCAATCCGCCGATCTTCGTCTACGACACTTCCGGCCCGTACACCGACCCCGCGGCCGTTATTGACATCCGCAAGGGCCTGCCCGCGCTGCGCAGCCGATGGATCGAGGAACGCGCGGACACCGAGGAGCTGGACGGACCGACCTCGCAGTACGGGCGCGAGCGCCTGACCGACCCGCGGCTGCGCGAGCTGCGCTTCCAACTGACTCGCCGGCCGCGGCGCGCCAAGCCAGGTCGGGCGGTCACGCAGATGCACTACGCGCGCCGCGGCATTGTCACGCCGGAGATGGAGTTCATCGCCATCCGCGAGAACTGCCTGCGCGGCCGCTATCTCGCGAGCCTGCCGACGGCGCAGCGCGAATGGCTCGCGCGCCAGCACGACGGGCAGCGCTTCGGGGCCGCGATCCCGTCCGAGATCACCCCGCAGTTCGTGCGCGACGAAGTGGCGCTCGGGCGCGCGATCATTCCCGCCAACGTCAACCATCCGGAGTCGGAGCCGATGATCATCGGCCGCAACTTCCTGGTGAAGATCAACGCCAACATCGGCAACTCGGCGATCACTTCCGGCATCCAGGAAGAAGTGGAGAAGATGACCTGGGCGATCCGCTGGGGCGCGGACACCGTGATGGACCTGTCCACCGGCAAGCACATCCACGAGACCCGCGAGTGGATCATCCGCAATTCCCCGGTACCGATCGGCACGGTGCCGATCTACCAGGCCCTGGAAAAGGTGAACGGGAAGGCCGAGGAACTCACCTGGGAGATCTTCCGAGACACCCTGATCGAGCAGGCCGAGCAGGGCGTGGACTACTTCACGATCCACGCCGGGGTGCGGCTGCCCTTCATTCCGCTCACGGCAAAGCGCATGACGGGGATCGTTTCGCGCGGCGGGTCGATCATGGCGAAATGGTGCCTGGCGCATCACAAGGAGAGCTTCCTCTATACGCACTTCGAAGAGATCTGCGAGATCATGCGGGCGTACGACGTCTGCTTCAGCCTGGGCGACGGCCTGCGCCCGGGCTCGATCTACGACGCCAACGACGAGGCGCAACTCGCCGAACTGCGCACGCTGGGCGAACTCACCGAGATCGCGTGGCAGCACGACTGCCAGGTGATGATCGAGGGGCCGGGGCATGTGCCCATGCACCTGATCAAGGAGAACATGGATCTGCAGCTCCGGTACTGCAAGGAAGCGCCGTTCTACACGCTCGGGCCGCTCACCACCGACATCGCGCCCGGCTACGACCACATCACCAGCGCCATCGGCGCGGCGATGATCGGCTGGTACGGCACGGCGATGCTCTGCTACGTCACTCCGAAGGAACATCTGGGACTTCCCGACAAGGACGACGTCAAGGACGGCATCATCGCCTACAAGATCGCGGCGCATGCGGCGGATCTGGCGAAGGGCCATCCCGGCGCGCAGATCCGCGACAACGTGCTGTCCAAGGCGCGCTTCGAGTTCCGCTGGGAAGATCAGTTCAATCTGGGCCTCGATCCGGACAAGGCGCGCGCGTTCCACGACGAAACCCTGCCGCAGGAGGGTGCCAAGCTCGCGCACTTCTGCTCGATGTGCGGGCCCCATTTCTGCTCGATGAAGATCACGCAGGACGTGCGCGAGTACGCCCAGGCCCACGGCCTCAGCGAGGACCGCGCCCTGGAGGCCGCAATGGCGGAGAAAGCGCGCGAGTTTCTCGATTCGGGTGCCGAGATCTACCGCAAAGCCTGA
- a CDS encoding protein-L-isoaspartate O-methyltransferase — MDVERARMNMIESQIRTWEVLDQTVLDLLWEIKREEFVPPQYRALAFADMEIPLGHGEVMLAPRLEARMLQELALTKADKVLEVGTGSGYVTALLSRLAGQVVSVERIGEFSHAAARKLAGHGIENVTLEIGDAADGWPRQAPYDAILLTGSVPVLPEAFKEELAPGGRLLAVIGQEPVMTATLITRVSDKAYESVGLFETCIPPLRNVKQPERFVF, encoded by the coding sequence ATGGATGTCGAGCGCGCGCGGATGAACATGATCGAGAGTCAGATCCGCACGTGGGAAGTGCTCGACCAGACCGTGCTCGACCTGCTGTGGGAAATCAAGCGCGAGGAGTTCGTGCCGCCGCAGTACCGCGCGCTCGCCTTCGCCGACATGGAGATCCCGCTCGGACACGGCGAGGTGATGCTGGCGCCCAGACTGGAAGCCCGGATGCTGCAGGAACTGGCGCTCACCAAGGCCGACAAGGTGCTCGAGGTCGGCACCGGCAGCGGCTACGTGACCGCGCTGCTCTCCCGGCTTGCGGGGCAGGTGGTCAGCGTCGAGCGCATCGGGGAGTTCAGCCACGCCGCCGCGCGCAAGCTGGCCGGACACGGCATCGAAAATGTCACGCTGGAGATCGGCGACGCCGCCGACGGCTGGCCGCGGCAAGCGCCCTACGACGCGATTCTGCTGACCGGCTCGGTGCCGGTTCTGCCGGAAGCGTTCAAGGAGGAGCTGGCGCCGGGCGGGCGGCTGTTGGCCGTGATCGGGCAAGAGCCGGTCATGACGGCAACGCTGATCACGCGCGTATCGGACAAGGCGTACGAGTCGGTCGGCCTGTTCGAAACCTGCATTCCGCCGCTCAGGAACGTCAAACAGCCCGAGCGCTTCGTGTTCTAG
- a CDS encoding 5-formyltetrahydrofolate cyclo-ligase, which yields MAAEPSRAAAGPGDASEEALRAAKRALRETVLAARAALDAASRAAACAAITRRLLDRDSWRKARTVSAYWSFGSEFDTAALIAQSLRAKKRLVLPRIDRAARALVFHVVTDLDADLLAGTWGIREPDPARCPAADLREIEFMLVPGVAFTRECDRLGYGGGYYDRVLEGLPAGCRAVSAAFSVQIVETLPLSPRDQKVDAVVTESGCFGLADQDWNHRSPGHPVT from the coding sequence ATGGCCGCCGAGCCTTCTCGCGCTGCAGCGGGTCCGGGCGACGCGTCGGAAGAGGCGCTGCGGGCGGCGAAACGGGCGCTGCGCGAAACAGTTCTCGCCGCCCGCGCCGCGCTCGACGCGGCCTCTCGGGCCGCCGCGTGCGCCGCGATCACGCGCCGCCTGCTCGATCGCGACTCCTGGCGGAAAGCGCGCACGGTTTCGGCGTACTGGTCCTTCGGTTCGGAGTTCGACACCGCAGCGTTGATCGCGCAGAGCCTGCGCGCGAAAAAGCGCCTGGTTCTGCCGCGCATCGACCGCGCCGCGCGCGCCCTGGTCTTCCATGTCGTGACCGATCTCGACGCCGATCTGCTGGCCGGAACCTGGGGCATCCGCGAACCCGATCCCGCGCGCTGCCCGGCGGCGGACCTGCGCGAGATCGAATTCATGCTCGTCCCGGGGGTCGCTTTCACCCGGGAGTGCGACCGCCTCGGATACGGCGGCGGCTACTACGATCGCGTGCTGGAGGGCCTTCCCGCCGGCTGCCGCGCGGTCTCCGCGGCGTTCTCCGTCCAGATCGTCGAGACCCTGCCTTTGAGTCCGCGCGACCAGAAAGTCGACGCGGTCGTCACCGAGTCCGGCTGCTTTGGACTTGCCGATCAGGATTGGAATCACCGCTCACCCGGTCACCCAGTCACCTAG
- the waaA gene encoding lipid IV(A) 3-deoxy-D-manno-octulosonic acid transferase → MRWLYSLAAYLLVPWALLHLLLRARRQPAYLRHLRERFGFYPAPAADPTIWIHAVSVGETRAAEPLVQALRARHASRRIVLTHMTPTGRETARSLFGDTVEIRYLPYDLPGAVRRFLKCYRPALGIVMETELWPNLIHGCAAGAIPVYLVNARLSERSAARYRGLRGLTAPMLRALAGIGAQTARDAERLHALGASRVVVTGNLKFDRTAPPAQLELGNRLRERFGRARPVFLAASTREGEEALLIEPIRRLSDAGALVVLVPRHPQRFDEVAQLLKARGLPFQRRSDDTAIQADTRVVLGDSMGEMYAYYAACDVAFVGGSLLPFGGQNLLEACAVGKPVLVGPHTFNFEEATEQAIAEGAALRVPNPDELVRAASVLLAEPERARAMGEAGRRFTATHRGATERTLTLLGL, encoded by the coding sequence ATGCGCTGGCTCTACAGCCTCGCCGCCTATCTGCTGGTGCCCTGGGCGCTGCTGCACCTGCTGCTGCGGGCGCGGCGCCAGCCAGCGTACCTGCGCCACCTGCGCGAGCGCTTCGGCTTCTACCCGGCGCCGGCCGCGGACCCGACGATCTGGATCCACGCCGTGTCGGTGGGCGAGACGCGGGCGGCCGAACCCCTGGTTCAGGCGCTCCGGGCGCGCCACGCGAGCCGAAGGATCGTGCTCACCCACATGACGCCCACCGGCCGCGAGACGGCGCGCTCGCTGTTCGGCGACACGGTCGAGATCCGCTATCTGCCCTATGACCTGCCGGGCGCCGTGCGGCGCTTTCTGAAGTGTTACCGGCCGGCGCTGGGCATCGTGATGGAGACCGAGCTTTGGCCCAACCTGATCCACGGCTGTGCCGCCGGGGCAATCCCGGTGTACCTCGTCAATGCGCGGCTCTCGGAACGCTCCGCAGCACGGTATCGCGGGCTGCGGGGACTGACCGCGCCCATGCTTCGGGCGCTCGCCGGCATCGGCGCGCAGACGGCGCGTGACGCCGAGCGACTGCACGCGCTCGGCGCCTCGCGCGTCGTGGTCACCGGCAACCTCAAGTTCGACCGCACCGCGCCGCCCGCCCAGCTCGAACTGGGCAACCGCCTGCGCGAGCGCTTCGGCCGCGCGCGTCCGGTCTTTCTGGCCGCCAGCACCCGGGAAGGGGAAGAAGCGCTCCTGATCGAGCCTATCCGGCGCCTGAGCGACGCGGGCGCGCTGGTGGTGCTGGTGCCGCGCCATCCGCAGCGCTTCGACGAAGTGGCGCAGTTGCTCAAGGCCCGCGGCCTGCCGTTCCAGCGGCGCAGCGACGACACGGCGATCCAGGCCGATACGCGTGTCGTGCTGGGCGATTCGATGGGAGAGATGTACGCGTACTACGCCGCCTGCGACGTGGCCTTCGTCGGCGGCAGCCTGCTGCCCTTCGGGGGGCAGAATCTGCTCGAGGCCTGCGCGGTCGGCAAACCGGTGCTCGTCGGACCGCATACATTCAACTTCGAGGAGGCGACCGAACAGGCGATTGCGGAAGGCGCCGCCTTGCGCGTGCCGAATCCAGATGAACTGGTCCGCGCGGCGAGCGTGCTGCTCGCCGAGCCTGAACGCGCCCGCGCCATGGGCGAAGCCGGTCGACGCTTCACCGCGACCCACCGCGGCGCCACCGAACGCACACTCACCCTTCTGGGGCTTTAG
- the waaC gene encoding lipopolysaccharide heptosyltransferase I — protein sequence MTLRRILLVKTSSMGDVVHNFPVVSDLSVRFPTAEIDWVVEEAFAPLVRLHAMVREAIPVTVRRWRRSLFAPATWREIAALRRKLQARFYDAVIDTQGLLKSALLVACAPGRKYGLDWRSSREPIGWFYHRTFAIPWDRHAVERNRALAALALGYEVSGPANYAIRVPPAAVEALRGCVPAHLAQWLTRPYAVLLHSSAGSQKLWSEDSWAQLGAALHARGLSSLLPFGSSTEQNRSERLADRIAGALVPPRLPLDRLAALLAGAQLVVGVDTGLAHLSAALGRPTVGIYCATDPRATGVYAAAHAANVGDGRSPPSVEQVLAAADRLLRT from the coding sequence TTGACTCTGCGCCGCATCCTTCTCGTCAAGACGTCCTCGATGGGCGACGTCGTGCACAACTTTCCGGTGGTGAGCGACCTGTCGGTGCGTTTCCCGACGGCGGAGATCGACTGGGTCGTGGAAGAGGCGTTCGCGCCGCTGGTGCGCCTGCACGCCATGGTCCGCGAGGCCATCCCGGTGACGGTGCGGCGGTGGCGCCGCAGCCTGTTCGCGCCCGCCACCTGGCGCGAGATCGCCGCGCTGCGGCGCAAGCTGCAAGCCCGATTCTACGACGCCGTGATCGACACTCAGGGGCTGCTCAAAAGCGCCTTGCTGGTGGCCTGCGCGCCGGGACGCAAGTATGGGCTGGACTGGAGGAGTTCGCGCGAACCCATCGGCTGGTTCTACCACCGCACGTTCGCCATCCCCTGGGACCGGCACGCGGTCGAGCGCAATCGCGCGCTGGCCGCGCTGGCGCTGGGCTATGAAGTCTCCGGGCCGGCCAACTACGCGATCCGGGTGCCGCCTGCCGCTGTGGAGGCGCTGCGCGGCTGCGTCCCGGCGCACCTCGCCCAGTGGTTGACCCGTCCTTACGCAGTGCTGCTGCACTCGAGTGCCGGAAGCCAAAAGCTCTGGTCGGAAGATTCCTGGGCGCAACTCGGCGCCGCGCTGCACGCTCGCGGATTGTCGAGCCTCCTGCCTTTCGGCAGCAGCACAGAGCAGAATCGCAGCGAGCGGCTGGCCGACCGGATTGCGGGCGCGCTGGTCCCTCCCCGGTTGCCGCTGGATCGGCTGGCGGCGCTGCTCGCCGGCGCACAATTGGTCGTCGGCGTCGACACCGGGCTCGCGCATCTGTCCGCAGCGTTGGGACGTCCCACGGTCGGCATCTACTGCGCCACCGATCCGCGGGCAACCGGCGTTTACGCCGCCGCGCACGCCGCCAACGTGGGGGACGGCCGGTCACCGCCATCGGTCGAGCAGGTACTCGCGGCCGCGGACAGGCTGCTGAGAACCTGA
- a CDS encoding mannose-1-phosphate guanylyltransferase/mannose-6-phosphate isomerase, with product MKLHPIILCGGSGTRLWPLSRTLLPKQFLPLVAKYTMLQETVLRSKGLDGLAAPIVVCSSEHRFLAAEQLREVGVEPAAQILEPAGRNTAPAVAVAALAVAQSDAGGVMLVLPADHLIRDVPRFHRAVAQAAVHAQAGKLVTFGIVCKTPETGYGYIERGGAIPGANGSFAVARFVEKPDAARARQFVEAGTFYWNSGMFVFRADRYLEELSRFRPDILRASQEAWERRSQDLDFCRLDTESFTRCPAESIDYAVMEKTRDAVVVEADIGWSDIGSWASLWQVCAPDAQGNVTQGDVHLDGVRNSYVRAESRLVAAIGVEDLVIVETPDALLVTKKEHAQRVKDLVDALKAKQRDEYLVHRRVYRPWGYYEGLDSGERFQVKRIMVKPGCKLSLQMHHHRAEHWVVVSGTARVVRGEDSLLLSENQSTYIPLGVRHRLENVGKVPLHLIEVQSGGYLGEDDIVRFEDDYNRKG from the coding sequence TTGAAACTGCACCCGATCATTCTCTGCGGCGGTTCCGGCACACGGCTCTGGCCGCTGTCCAGAACGCTGCTGCCCAAGCAGTTCCTGCCCCTGGTCGCCAAGTACACGATGCTGCAGGAGACGGTGCTGCGGTCGAAGGGGCTCGACGGACTGGCCGCGCCCATCGTGGTCTGCAGCAGCGAGCATCGCTTTCTCGCGGCCGAGCAGTTGCGCGAAGTCGGCGTCGAGCCGGCTGCGCAGATCCTGGAGCCGGCCGGGCGCAACACCGCGCCGGCGGTGGCCGTGGCGGCGCTGGCGGTGGCGCAGTCCGATGCGGGCGGCGTGATGCTGGTGTTGCCGGCCGATCACCTCATCCGTGACGTGCCGCGCTTTCACCGGGCCGTGGCGCAGGCCGCGGTGCACGCTCAGGCAGGCAAGCTGGTCACCTTCGGGATCGTGTGCAAGACCCCGGAGACCGGTTACGGCTACATCGAGCGGGGCGGGGCGATTCCAGGTGCCAACGGCAGCTTCGCGGTCGCCCGCTTCGTCGAGAAGCCGGACGCCGCGCGCGCCCGGCAGTTCGTCGAAGCCGGAACGTTTTACTGGAACAGCGGGATGTTCGTGTTTCGCGCCGACCGCTACCTCGAGGAGCTGTCCCGTTTTCGTCCCGACATCCTCCGGGCCTCGCAGGAGGCATGGGAGCGGCGCAGCCAGGATCTGGACTTCTGCCGGCTGGACACGGAATCGTTCACGCGGTGCCCGGCGGAGTCGATCGACTACGCAGTGATGGAAAAGACGCGCGACGCGGTCGTCGTGGAGGCCGACATCGGCTGGAGCGACATCGGGTCCTGGGCGTCGCTGTGGCAGGTCTGCGCGCCGGACGCGCAAGGTAACGTGACGCAGGGCGACGTCCACCTGGACGGCGTGCGCAATTCGTACGTGCGGGCGGAGAGCCGGCTGGTCGCGGCGATCGGAGTGGAGGACCTGGTCATCGTCGAGACGCCCGATGCGCTGCTGGTGACGAAGAAAGAGCACGCGCAGCGGGTCAAGGATCTCGTGGACGCGCTCAAGGCGAAGCAGCGCGACGAGTACCTGGTCCACCGGCGCGTGTACCGGCCGTGGGGCTACTACGAAGGTCTGGACAGCGGCGAGCGCTTCCAGGTCAAGCGCATCATGGTCAAGCCCGGTTGCAAACTGTCGCTGCAGATGCATCATCACCGCGCGGAGCACTGGGTGGTGGTATCCGGCACCGCCCGAGTGGTGCGCGGCGAGGACAGCCTGCTGCTCTCGGAGAACCAGTCCACCTACATTCCGCTGGGCGTCAGGCACCGGCTGGAGAACGTCGGCAAAGTACCGCTGCATCTGATCGAGGTGCAGTCGGGCGGCTACCTTGGCGAGGACGATATCGTTCGCTTCGAGGACGACTACAACAGGAAAGGATGA
- the gmd gene encoding GDP-mannose 4,6-dehydratase, whose amino-acid sequence MPKVALITGVTGQDGAYLAELLLAKGYVVHGIKRRTSLFNTDRIDHLYQDPHEPDRRFILHYGDMTDSMSLTRVVQQVQPDELYNLAAQSHVAVSFEEPEYTANSDALGTLRMLEAIRILGLERKTRFYQASTSELYGLVQQTPQNEKTPFYPRSPYGVAKLYGYWITVNYREAYGMYACNGILFNHESPVRGETFVTRKITRALARIKLGLQDCLYVGNLEARRDWGHARDFVEAMWLVLQQPQPEDFVIATGIQHSVRDFISAAAAELGIKLAWRGKGTDEKAYADGRCIVQVDPRYFRPTEVDTLLGDAGKARRQLGWAPRVSFEELVAEMVREDLKAAERDELVKKHGFSAYDYHE is encoded by the coding sequence ATGCCCAAAGTCGCGCTCATCACCGGGGTCACCGGACAGGACGGTGCCTATCTCGCCGAACTGCTGCTCGCCAAAGGCTACGTCGTGCACGGCATCAAGCGGCGCACCTCGCTGTTCAACACCGATCGCATCGATCACCTGTACCAGGATCCGCACGAGCCCGATCGCCGCTTCATTCTGCATTACGGCGACATGACCGACTCGATGAGCCTGACGCGCGTGGTGCAGCAGGTTCAGCCCGATGAGCTCTACAACCTCGCGGCCCAGAGCCATGTGGCGGTCTCGTTCGAGGAACCCGAATACACCGCGAACTCCGATGCCTTGGGCACGCTGCGCATGCTGGAGGCGATCCGCATCCTCGGCCTCGAAAGGAAGACGCGCTTCTACCAGGCTTCCACCTCGGAGCTCTACGGACTGGTGCAGCAGACGCCGCAGAACGAAAAGACCCCTTTCTATCCGCGTTCGCCCTACGGGGTGGCCAAGCTCTACGGCTACTGGATCACGGTGAACTATCGCGAGGCGTACGGGATGTACGCCTGCAACGGCATTCTCTTCAACCACGAAAGTCCTGTTCGCGGCGAGACCTTCGTCACGCGCAAGATCACGCGCGCGCTCGCGCGGATCAAGCTCGGACTGCAGGATTGCCTGTATGTCGGCAATCTCGAAGCGCGCCGCGACTGGGGTCACGCCCGGGACTTCGTCGAGGCGATGTGGCTCGTCCTGCAGCAGCCGCAGCCCGAGGACTTCGTCATCGCCACCGGGATCCAGCACAGCGTGCGCGATTTCATCTCGGCCGCCGCGGCCGAGCTGGGAATCAAGCTCGCGTGGCGCGGGAAGGGAACGGACGAGAAAGCCTATGCGGACGGCCGCTGCATCGTGCAGGTCGATCCGCGCTACTTCCGGCCGACCGAAGTCGATACGCTGCTCGGCGATGCCGGCAAGGCGAGGAGGCAGCTCGGGTGGGCACCGCGCGTATCCTTCGAGGAGCTGGTCGCCGAGATGGTGCGTGAAGACCTCAAGGCCGCCGAGCGCGACGAGCTCGTCAAGAAGCACGGCTTCTCGGCGTACGATTACCACGAGTGA